A genomic region of Dreissena polymorpha isolate Duluth1 chromosome 4, UMN_Dpol_1.0, whole genome shotgun sequence contains the following coding sequences:
- the LOC127875933 gene encoding heat shock 70 kDa protein 12A-like — protein MVGGFSESPMLQKRIQESVPQDKKFIIPKEPGLAVLKGAVIFGHNPLVIEARRARYTYGVGTSVIFEEGTHPDSRRITSVDGEDYCTDIFDEHVTIGQELVFGKTNMDREYSPLNKDQERMTFAFYASTDPNPAFVTDANCTEIGQFTVDLADSDDDRAFSVTMVFGDTELHAEAVEMATGMKTKCVLYFLG, from the coding sequence ATGGTTGGCGGATTTTCTGAGTCACCGATGCTTCAAAAGAGAATTCAGGAGTCAGTGCCGCAAGACAAGAAATTTATCATACCAAAGGAGCCGGGTCTAGCTGTACTGAAAGGCGCCGTTATATTTGGTCACAATCCGTTGGTCATCGAAGCGCGGCGAGCACGGTATACATATGGAGTTGGCACATCGGTGATTTTTGAAGAAGGCACGCATCCGGACTCAAGACGTATAACGAGCGTCGACGGTGAAGACTACTGTACTGACATTTTCGACGAGCACGTAACAATCGGACAAGAGCTGGTTTTCGGAAAAACAAACATGGACCGAGAATATTCTCCTTTAAACAAAGATCAGGAACGAATGACTTTTGCGTTTTACGCGTCTACTGATCCCAACCCAGCTTTTGTCACAGACGCAAACTGCACAGAAATTGGTCAGTTCACGGTAGACCTGGCtgattctgatgatgaccgagcaTTTAGTGTCACAATGGTATTTGGTGACACGGAGCTCCATGCCGAGGCTGTTGAGATGGCAACTGGTATGAAGACAAAGTGCGTTCTTTACTTTTTGGGATAA
- the LOC127875928 gene encoding heat shock 70 kDa protein 12A-like isoform X1 — protein MRNRSTRRKALKTKGNSFVREMSTLNQNFLLVAAIDFGTAYSGYAFSSKEDFKTDPLKISANTWIGGTLMSLKTSTCVLFDKEKKFYKFGYDAEDAYANLALDDKHNDYYYFRRFKMELFNKLKLKRRFMLEDVMGKKMLAMDVFSACIKFLKDDLMTKVCLQLPDADETDIRWVLTVPAIWNDVSKQFMREAAEKAGIANESLLMALEPEAASLCCRYSSMTSLKGSQKFMPFQPGTKYLIFDAGGGTVDITVHEVLQGGGLKELYAANGGDWGGTYVDRAFRVLLADIVGNDIITELETTHTSDYIDIFREFETMKRKFSVSMADKITFKVPIALNDLFKAKHGKDIKEHLRSLPKFQDKITWISDKLRMDAEVAKGLFKEACTSAASHLEALFMRAEVKDVDTVLMVGGFSESPMLQKYVQDAVPSSKKFIIPNEAGLAVLKGAVIFGHSPLVIKERRSRYTYGVRSSIPFQVGKHPESKKFRSDDGNDYCSDIFDVHVKIGQELVVGDTNVVEKYTPVKTKQQQMTFRFYASTDRDPTFTTDGNCTDIGQLTVDLAGSGTDRSVSVKMIFGDTELHVEAVETATGKRSECSLNFLV, from the exons ATGAGAAACCGGAGTACTCGGAGGAAGGCGCT AAAGACGAAAGGAAACAGTTTTGTGCGAGAAATGTCAACTCTTAACCAAAACTTTTTGCTCGTCGCTGCAATCGACTTTGGCACGGCGTATTCAGGTTACGCATTTTCCTCAAAAGAGGATTTCAAGACTGACCCTTTGAAG ATATCAGCAAATACGTGGATTGGTGGCACACTGATGTCCTTAAAGACCTCTACATGCGTCTTGTTTGATAAAGAAAAGAAGTTTTACAAATTTGGTTATGATGCGGAAGATGCTTATGCGAATTTGGCGCTGGACGacaaacacaatgactactactacttcagaCGCTTTAAAATGGAGCTTTTCAACAAGCTG AAACTTAAACGACGATTCATGCTAGAAGATGTAATGGGAAAAAAGATGTTGGCAATGGATGTGTTTTCCGCGTGCATTAAGTTCCTAAAGGACGATCTAATGACGAAGGTTTGTCTGCAACTGCCCGACGCTGATGAAACTGATATTCGCTGGGTTCTCACCGTCCCTGCGATCTGGAACGACGTTTCGAAACAGTTCATGCGAGAAGCCGCTGAGAAG GCTGGTATAGCCAATGAGAGCCTTCTAATGGCTCTGGAACCAGAGGCTGCTTCGCTATGCTGCCGTTATTCATCGATGACGTCATTGAAAGGTTCACAGAAGTTTATGCCATTTCAGCCGGGAACAAAATACTTGATTTTCGATGCGGGCG GCGGCACCGTTGATATAACTGTACATGAGGTGTTGCAAGGAGGAGGTCTAAAGGAGTTGTACGCAGCAAATGGCGGTGACTGGGGTGGAACATACGTCGACAGAGCCTTCAG GGTTCTTCTTGCTGACATCGTTGGCAATGACATAATTACAGAGTTAGAAACAACTCACACGTCTGACTACATCGATATTTTTAGGGAATTTGAGACAATGAAAAGAAAATTCTCCGTGTCCATGGCtgacaaaataacatttaaagtCCCAATTGCTTTAAATGACCTGTTTAAAGCTAAACACGGCAAagatataaaagaacatttgCGTTCTTTGCCGAAGTTCCAGGACAAAATAACATGGATCAGCGACAAGCTGCGAATGGATGCCGAGGTTGCAAAAGGTTTATTTAAAGAGGCATGTACAAGCGCTGCGTCGCACCTGGAAGCTTTGTTTATGAGAGCTGAAGTGAAGGACGTGGACACGGTTTTGATGGTTGGGGGCTTCTCTGAATCGCCGATGCTTCAGAAATACGTGCAAGACGCCGTTCCTTCAAGCAAAAAATTCATCATACCAAACGAAGCAGGATTAGCAGTTCTTAAAGGCGCTGTAATATTCGGACACAGTCCTTTGGTCATCAAAGAGCGCCGCTCGAGATATACGTATGGAGTACGGTCATCAATTCCATTTCAAGTTGGGAAACACCCAGAATCGAAGAAGTTCAGAAGTGACGACGGCAATGACTACTGTTCGGACATTTTTGATGTCCATGTTAAGATTGGGCAAGAATTGGTTGTAGGAGATACAAACGTTGTGGAAAAATATACACCAGTCAAGACAAAGCAACAACAGATGACGTTCAGGTTCTACGCTTCAACGGATCGTGACCCAACTTTCACTACGGACGGAAATTGCACCGACATTGGTCAGCTGACCGTTGATCTTGCTGGCTCAGGCACAGATCGCTCTGTCAGTGTTAAGATGATTTTTGGAGACACGGAATTGCACGTGGAAGCTGTTGAAACCGCGACCGGCAAACGGTCAGAATGTTCCCTTAATTTTCTCGTATAA
- the LOC127875932 gene encoding heat shock 70 kDa protein 12B-like: MSTLRKDFLVVAAIDFGTAYSGFAFSSIQEFKSEPLKISANTWIGGSLMSQKTSTCVLCDKDKTFKKFGFDAEDAYADLAMDDKHKDYYYFRRFKMELFNKLKLKRRFMLEDVLGKKMLAMDVFSACIKFLKDDCLGKIRLQLPEIRDTDIRWVLTMPAIWNDVSKQFMRESAAKAGIPNESLLIALEPEAASLCCRHSPMTSLKGSQKFMPFQPGTKYLIFDAGGGTIDITVHEVMPGGGLKELYAANGGDWGGTFVDRAFRNLLAEIVGNDIMTGIETSKTSDYIDIFRDFEVIKRKFAVSMSDRVTFKVPAALNEIFKAKYGKDIKDHLPWRSIKTK, encoded by the exons ATGTCAACCCTTAGGAAAGATTTTTTGGTTGTCGCTGCCATAGACTTTGGAACGGCATATTCTGGCTTTGCATTTTCGTCGATTCAAGAATTCAAGTCAGAGCCGCTGAAG ATATCAGCGAATACTTGGATTGGTGGAAGTTTGATGTCCCAGAAGACTTCAACGTGTGTCCTGTGTGATAAAGACAAGACTTTTAAAAAGTTTGGTTTTGATGCCGAAGATGCGTATGCGGACTTGGCGATGGACGACAAACACAAAGATTACTACTACTTCAGACGTTTTAAAATGGAGCTTTTCAACAAACTG AAACTCAAGCGACGATTCATGCTTGAAGACGTTTTGGGTAAGAAGATGCTGGCAATGGACGTGTTTTCGGCATGTATTAAGTTCTTGAAGGATGACTGCTTGGGTAAAATTCGGTTACAGCTTCCCGAAATACGTGACACTGATATCCGCTGGGTTCTAACAATGCCAGCGATCTGGAACGACGTTTCGAAACAGTTCATGCGAGAATCCGCTGCTAAG GCTGGCATACCCAACGAGAGTCTCCTGATCGCCCTAGAACCGGAGGCTGCATCGCTATGCTGTCGTCATTCGCCAATGACGTCATTGAAAGGTTCACAGAAGTTTATGCCATTTCAGCCGGGAACAAAGTACCTTATATTTGACGCGGGTG GTGGTACCATAGATATAACCGTACACGAGGTGATGCCAGGAGGAGGCCTTAAAGAGTTGTATGCAGCTAACGGAGGAGACTGGGGTGGGACGTTCGTTGACAGAGCCTTTAG AAATCTTCTTGCGGAAATTGTTGGAAATGACATTATGACTGGAATTGAAACTTCAAAAACGTCTGATTACATAGATATATTTCGTGATTTTGAGGTTATCAAAAGAAAATTTGCCGTTTCCATGTCAGATAGAGTAACATTCAAAGTACCGGCTGCATTGAACGAAATTTTCAAAGCAAAGTATGGAAAGGATATCAAAGATCACCTTCCCTGGCGAAGTATAAAGACAAAATAA
- the LOC127875928 gene encoding heat shock 70 kDa protein 12A-like isoform X2 produces MYCYLKTKGNSFVREMSTLNQNFLLVAAIDFGTAYSGYAFSSKEDFKTDPLKISANTWIGGTLMSLKTSTCVLFDKEKKFYKFGYDAEDAYANLALDDKHNDYYYFRRFKMELFNKLKLKRRFMLEDVMGKKMLAMDVFSACIKFLKDDLMTKVCLQLPDADETDIRWVLTVPAIWNDVSKQFMREAAEKAGIANESLLMALEPEAASLCCRYSSMTSLKGSQKFMPFQPGTKYLIFDAGGGTVDITVHEVLQGGGLKELYAANGGDWGGTYVDRAFRVLLADIVGNDIITELETTHTSDYIDIFREFETMKRKFSVSMADKITFKVPIALNDLFKAKHGKDIKEHLRSLPKFQDKITWISDKLRMDAEVAKGLFKEACTSAASHLEALFMRAEVKDVDTVLMVGGFSESPMLQKYVQDAVPSSKKFIIPNEAGLAVLKGAVIFGHSPLVIKERRSRYTYGVRSSIPFQVGKHPESKKFRSDDGNDYCSDIFDVHVKIGQELVVGDTNVVEKYTPVKTKQQQMTFRFYASTDRDPTFTTDGNCTDIGQLTVDLAGSGTDRSVSVKMIFGDTELHVEAVETATGKRSECSLNFLV; encoded by the exons ATGTATTGTTATCT AAAGACGAAAGGAAACAGTTTTGTGCGAGAAATGTCAACTCTTAACCAAAACTTTTTGCTCGTCGCTGCAATCGACTTTGGCACGGCGTATTCAGGTTACGCATTTTCCTCAAAAGAGGATTTCAAGACTGACCCTTTGAAG ATATCAGCAAATACGTGGATTGGTGGCACACTGATGTCCTTAAAGACCTCTACATGCGTCTTGTTTGATAAAGAAAAGAAGTTTTACAAATTTGGTTATGATGCGGAAGATGCTTATGCGAATTTGGCGCTGGACGacaaacacaatgactactactacttcagaCGCTTTAAAATGGAGCTTTTCAACAAGCTG AAACTTAAACGACGATTCATGCTAGAAGATGTAATGGGAAAAAAGATGTTGGCAATGGATGTGTTTTCCGCGTGCATTAAGTTCCTAAAGGACGATCTAATGACGAAGGTTTGTCTGCAACTGCCCGACGCTGATGAAACTGATATTCGCTGGGTTCTCACCGTCCCTGCGATCTGGAACGACGTTTCGAAACAGTTCATGCGAGAAGCCGCTGAGAAG GCTGGTATAGCCAATGAGAGCCTTCTAATGGCTCTGGAACCAGAGGCTGCTTCGCTATGCTGCCGTTATTCATCGATGACGTCATTGAAAGGTTCACAGAAGTTTATGCCATTTCAGCCGGGAACAAAATACTTGATTTTCGATGCGGGCG GCGGCACCGTTGATATAACTGTACATGAGGTGTTGCAAGGAGGAGGTCTAAAGGAGTTGTACGCAGCAAATGGCGGTGACTGGGGTGGAACATACGTCGACAGAGCCTTCAG GGTTCTTCTTGCTGACATCGTTGGCAATGACATAATTACAGAGTTAGAAACAACTCACACGTCTGACTACATCGATATTTTTAGGGAATTTGAGACAATGAAAAGAAAATTCTCCGTGTCCATGGCtgacaaaataacatttaaagtCCCAATTGCTTTAAATGACCTGTTTAAAGCTAAACACGGCAAagatataaaagaacatttgCGTTCTTTGCCGAAGTTCCAGGACAAAATAACATGGATCAGCGACAAGCTGCGAATGGATGCCGAGGTTGCAAAAGGTTTATTTAAAGAGGCATGTACAAGCGCTGCGTCGCACCTGGAAGCTTTGTTTATGAGAGCTGAAGTGAAGGACGTGGACACGGTTTTGATGGTTGGGGGCTTCTCTGAATCGCCGATGCTTCAGAAATACGTGCAAGACGCCGTTCCTTCAAGCAAAAAATTCATCATACCAAACGAAGCAGGATTAGCAGTTCTTAAAGGCGCTGTAATATTCGGACACAGTCCTTTGGTCATCAAAGAGCGCCGCTCGAGATATACGTATGGAGTACGGTCATCAATTCCATTTCAAGTTGGGAAACACCCAGAATCGAAGAAGTTCAGAAGTGACGACGGCAATGACTACTGTTCGGACATTTTTGATGTCCATGTTAAGATTGGGCAAGAATTGGTTGTAGGAGATACAAACGTTGTGGAAAAATATACACCAGTCAAGACAAAGCAACAACAGATGACGTTCAGGTTCTACGCTTCAACGGATCGTGACCCAACTTTCACTACGGACGGAAATTGCACCGACATTGGTCAGCTGACCGTTGATCTTGCTGGCTCAGGCACAGATCGCTCTGTCAGTGTTAAGATGATTTTTGGAGACACGGAATTGCACGTGGAAGCTGTTGAAACCGCGACCGGCAAACGGTCAGAATGTTCCCTTAATTTTCTCGTATAA
- the LOC127878449 gene encoding prostatic spermine-binding protein-like encodes MTIVMKMIEMRVVMKIMEMRMEMIKMTMVIDDYGDEDDRDDDRGEDHRDDDGDEDDRDEEEDDDDIDGDDYEDGRDNNDDEDNRDDYRPEDDRTNDVDEDDRDDDSDEDDRRNDDRDGDEDDRDEDGVYED; translated from the exons ATGACGATagtgatgaagatgatagagatgagGGTGGTGATGAAGATTATGGAGATGAGGATGGAGATGATCAAGATGACGATGGTGAT AGATGACtatggtgatgaagatgatagagatgacGATCGTGGTGAAGATCATagagatgatgatggtgatgaagatgataggGATGaggaagaagatgatgatgatatagaTGGCGATGATTATGAAGATGGTAgagataacaatgatgatgaagataataGAGATGACTATAGACCTGAAGATGATAGAACTAacgatgttgatgaagatgatagagatgacGATAGTGATGAAGATGACAGAAGAAACGATGATCGagatggtgatgaagatgatagagatgagGATGGTGTTTACGAGGACTGA